The following are encoded in a window of Nibricoccus aquaticus genomic DNA:
- a CDS encoding redoxin domain-containing protein, with product MPIAVGSKAPDFTLKSKAADGLKDIKLSDNFGKKQTVLLFFPLAFTGVCTQEMCDMTAGLGGYEKLGADVIAISVDSPFAQEAWATANKIKLTIVSDLNKETTKAYGVLFPGLAGIGDTSARAAFVIGKDGVVKYAEQTATPKDLPNFAAVQAALA from the coding sequence ATGCCTATCGCTGTCGGTTCCAAAGCTCCTGATTTCACTCTCAAGTCCAAGGCCGCTGATGGTCTCAAGGACATCAAACTGAGCGATAATTTCGGCAAGAAGCAGACGGTGTTGTTGTTCTTCCCGCTGGCATTCACAGGCGTCTGCACGCAGGAGATGTGCGACATGACGGCCGGTCTGGGCGGCTACGAGAAATTGGGTGCGGATGTGATCGCGATCAGCGTGGACAGCCCGTTCGCGCAGGAAGCGTGGGCGACGGCCAACAAGATCAAGCTCACGATCGTGAGCGATCTGAACAAGGAGACGACCAAGGCATACGGCGTGCTTTTCCCCGGGCTCGCCGGCATCGGTGACACCTCGGCTCGCGCTGCGTTCGTCATCGGCAAGGACGGCGTCGTCAAATATGCCGAGCAAACCGCCACGCCGAAGGATCTCCCCAACTTTGCAGCCGTCCAGGCCGCTCTCGCCTGA
- the tyrS gene encoding tyrosine--tRNA ligase — protein MNLIDDLKWRGLLADCTDLAGLGERIATGKPITVYCGFDPTGDSLHVGHLMGQLTLARFQRAGHHVIALAGGATGMVGDPSGRSSERNLLTREQLAHNIACIKAQLSRLLDFTASANPARLVDNADWIAPFTFLDFLRDVGKYFSLNVMLAKDSVKSRMEGDAGISYTEFSYQLLQAYDFLHLRQTFACELQIGGSDQWGNLTAGTDLIRKKLGSDTTAFGWTFPLITKSDGTKFGKTAGGAVWLDATRTSPYKLYQFFVNTEDAKVGEYLRKFTFLSREEVEPLEAAHAVNPGAREAHKALAREVTKLVHGQAALDAALKASEILFGAEIGDTSEETFNDVVGEIPTKSVERAKLEAPGTALTELLVHSGLAPSKGQARKDIEGGGIYVNNVKSPDIARAITSADLLFGKHLLLRKGKRSYAVLTVA, from the coding sequence ATGAATCTCATCGACGACCTGAAATGGCGCGGCCTCCTCGCCGATTGCACCGACCTCGCCGGCCTCGGCGAACGCATCGCAACCGGAAAGCCCATCACGGTCTATTGCGGCTTCGATCCGACCGGCGACTCCCTCCACGTCGGTCACCTCATGGGCCAGCTCACCCTCGCCCGCTTCCAACGCGCCGGCCACCACGTCATCGCCCTCGCCGGCGGCGCCACCGGCATGGTCGGCGATCCCTCCGGCCGCTCCTCCGAACGCAATCTCCTCACCCGCGAACAACTCGCCCACAACATCGCCTGCATCAAGGCCCAGCTCTCGCGTCTCCTCGACTTTACCGCCTCCGCCAACCCAGCCCGCCTCGTCGACAACGCCGACTGGATCGCCCCCTTCACCTTCCTCGATTTCCTCCGCGACGTCGGGAAATATTTCTCGCTGAACGTCATGCTCGCAAAGGACTCCGTGAAGTCCCGCATGGAGGGCGACGCCGGCATCAGCTACACCGAGTTCAGCTACCAGTTGCTCCAGGCGTACGACTTCCTGCACCTCCGCCAGACCTTCGCCTGCGAACTCCAGATCGGCGGCTCCGACCAGTGGGGCAACCTCACCGCCGGCACCGATCTCATCCGTAAAAAACTCGGCAGCGACACCACGGCCTTCGGCTGGACCTTCCCGCTCATCACCAAGAGCGACGGCACCAAATTCGGCAAAACCGCCGGCGGCGCCGTCTGGCTCGATGCCACCCGCACCAGCCCGTACAAACTCTACCAGTTCTTCGTGAACACCGAAGACGCCAAGGTCGGCGAATACCTCCGCAAGTTCACATTCCTCAGCCGCGAAGAAGTCGAGCCACTCGAAGCCGCCCACGCCGTCAATCCCGGCGCACGCGAAGCCCATAAAGCCCTCGCCCGCGAAGTCACCAAACTAGTCCACGGCCAAGCCGCGCTCGATGCCGCGCTCAAAGCCAGCGAGATCCTCTTCGGCGCCGAGATCGGCGACACCAGCGAAGAAACCTTCAACGACGTGGTCGGCGAAATCCCCACGAAGTCCGTCGAACGCGCCAAACTCGAAGCCCCCGGCACCGCGCTCACCGAGCTCCTCGTCCACAGCGGACTCGCCCCCTCAAAAGGCCAGGCCCGCAAAGACATCGAGGGCGGCGGCATCTACGTGAACAACGTGAAGTCCCCCGACATCGCCCGCGCGATCACGTCGGCCGACCTCCTCTTCGGCAAACACCTCCTCCTCCGCAAAGGCAAACGCAGCTACGCCGTCCTCACCGTCGCGTAA
- a CDS encoding DUF3325 domain-containing protein has translation MSADVVVVCAAFAAMAWLALGMGTHGRAALAGGRLANVPRAVWKGAGWLGVALTLAAALRGHGWGVGVVLWLLALGAAGFVVTLVVSYRARWLPVAGALAMVVAGVMALIAA, from the coding sequence ATGAGCGCGGATGTGGTGGTGGTGTGTGCGGCGTTTGCGGCGATGGCGTGGCTGGCGCTCGGGATGGGAACGCATGGGCGCGCGGCGCTGGCGGGCGGACGGCTGGCGAATGTGCCGCGTGCGGTGTGGAAAGGCGCTGGCTGGCTCGGTGTGGCGCTGACGCTTGCGGCGGCGCTGCGCGGGCACGGGTGGGGCGTGGGCGTGGTGCTTTGGCTGCTGGCGCTGGGAGCGGCGGGTTTTGTCGTGACGCTTGTAGTCAGTTACCGGGCACGGTGGCTGCCGGTGGCCGGGGCGCTCGCGATGGTGGTGGCGGGCGTGATGGCGCTGATCGCTGCGTAG
- a CDS encoding PepSY-associated TM helix domain-containing protein encodes MKNTFRLSMTWLHTWTGLLLGWVLFAIFVTGTATYFKAEITQWMQPELRRGDSPVDAAAVAWKSLEERAPESTRWFVGLPDDRATATTAFWQPGTGGKRSGSATFDPVTGEVVTARESRGAEFFYRFHFQLQLPHPWGRYLAGVAAMFMFVALISGVITHRQFFKEFFTFRPGRTSLRSFLDFHNVTAVLALPFYFMISYSALVIFMAMYMPWGREVLTDAQARAAGAVRERGGQSGAEKKAGGVEKKPWVSPAPVGPMLEEVARRWGREHPTVKRMDVTERGTEKMVVTFTRAEAGSVSITQREQLRFNGATGELLPEEKKMGGVATEVHGTLYGLHMARFAGPAMRWTFFLMGLFGSALVATGLVMWTIKRRAKYAKAGRFSFGHGLVERLNIAGIAGLFVAMGAIFWANRLLPVGMDARGDWEVKAFLYTWAAMLAHAVVRPVLAAWREQLWAGAVLFTALPVVDAVTGPFLARAWADGNAAYLGFHVTVLATGAMLAVVAWKVSRIGAGRGRDGERKADAARERKSRPAEEAV; translated from the coding sequence GTGAAGAACACGTTTCGACTGTCGATGACCTGGCTGCACACGTGGACGGGGTTGCTGCTGGGGTGGGTGCTGTTCGCGATTTTCGTCACGGGGACGGCGACGTATTTCAAGGCGGAGATCACGCAGTGGATGCAGCCGGAGTTGAGACGTGGAGACTCGCCGGTGGATGCGGCGGCGGTGGCGTGGAAGAGTCTGGAGGAGCGCGCGCCGGAATCGACGCGGTGGTTTGTCGGGCTGCCGGATGATCGGGCGACGGCGACGACGGCGTTCTGGCAGCCGGGCACGGGCGGGAAACGCTCGGGGAGCGCGACGTTCGATCCGGTGACGGGCGAGGTGGTGACGGCGCGTGAGAGCCGGGGCGCGGAGTTTTTCTATCGGTTTCATTTCCAGCTGCAGCTGCCGCATCCGTGGGGGCGCTACCTGGCGGGAGTGGCGGCGATGTTTATGTTTGTCGCGTTGATCAGCGGGGTGATCACGCACCGGCAGTTCTTCAAAGAGTTCTTCACGTTCCGGCCGGGGCGGACGTCGCTGCGGTCGTTTCTGGATTTTCATAACGTGACGGCGGTGCTGGCGCTGCCGTTTTATTTTATGATCAGCTACTCGGCGTTGGTGATCTTCATGGCGATGTATATGCCGTGGGGGCGCGAGGTCTTGACGGATGCGCAGGCGAGGGCGGCGGGCGCGGTGCGCGAGCGGGGCGGGCAGAGTGGCGCGGAGAAAAAGGCGGGCGGTGTGGAGAAGAAGCCGTGGGTTTCTCCTGCGCCGGTGGGGCCGATGCTGGAGGAAGTCGCGCGGCGTTGGGGGCGGGAGCATCCGACGGTGAAGCGCATGGATGTGACGGAGCGCGGGACGGAGAAGATGGTCGTGACGTTCACGCGCGCGGAGGCGGGGAGCGTTTCGATCACGCAGCGCGAGCAGCTGCGGTTCAACGGAGCGACGGGCGAGTTGTTACCCGAGGAGAAGAAGATGGGCGGCGTGGCGACGGAGGTGCATGGGACGTTGTACGGGTTGCACATGGCGCGGTTCGCAGGGCCGGCGATGCGGTGGACGTTTTTTCTCATGGGGCTTTTCGGGAGCGCGCTGGTGGCGACGGGGCTCGTGATGTGGACGATCAAGCGGCGCGCGAAGTATGCGAAGGCGGGGCGCTTCAGCTTTGGGCATGGGCTTGTCGAGCGGCTGAATATCGCGGGGATCGCGGGATTGTTTGTGGCGATGGGCGCGATCTTTTGGGCGAACCGGTTGCTGCCGGTCGGGATGGATGCGCGCGGCGATTGGGAGGTGAAAGCGTTTCTCTATACGTGGGCGGCGATGCTGGCGCATGCGGTGGTGCGGCCGGTGCTGGCGGCGTGGCGCGAGCAGTTGTGGGCGGGGGCGGTGTTGTTCACGGCGCTGCCGGTGGTCGATGCGGTGACGGGGCCGTTTTTAGCGCGGGCGTGGGCGGATGGAAATGCGGCGTATCTGGGGTTTCACGTCACGGTGCTGGCGACGGGCGCGATGCTGGCGGTGGTGGCGTGGAAGGTGTCGAGGATCGGAGCGGGGCGCGGGCGTGACGGTGAACGGAAGGCAGATGCGGCGCGTGAGAGGAAATCGCGGCCGGCGGAGGAGGCGGTATGA
- a CDS encoding DUF3649 domain-containing protein: MKTSRWAIASRALAAVLGGYALAAGVNVALALALKNSGPREDVILLATMPAFLVWAGAVVWVFAARTAWRAWAGVAIPSAVIAAAVWFLKSGGAAS; the protein is encoded by the coding sequence GTGAAAACATCGCGATGGGCGATCGCGTCGCGGGCGCTGGCCGCCGTTTTGGGCGGCTATGCGCTGGCGGCGGGTGTGAACGTGGCGCTCGCGCTGGCGTTGAAAAATAGCGGGCCGCGCGAAGACGTGATCCTGCTGGCGACGATGCCTGCGTTTCTCGTGTGGGCGGGCGCGGTGGTGTGGGTGTTTGCGGCGCGCACGGCTTGGCGGGCGTGGGCGGGTGTGGCGATTCCCAGCGCGGTGATCGCGGCGGCGGTGTGGTTTTTGAAGAGTGGAGGAGCGGCGTCGTGA
- a CDS encoding TonB-dependent siderophore receptor, with product MKTSFGKFSRPARVVAGSVLVALSAVSALTQETPKGPNAPAASSEGEVIALEKLEVSDSQVGSAPMVASTRLALTIRETPQSISTIGRLRMDEESLFNVNDVLKNVTGVHVSFYDTQRPLYFARGFQITDFQVDGIPTYSGSTNQEYDTALYERIDVIRGANGLTSGAGIPSATINLVRKRAGKAFAASARATVGSWDFYRAETDVNVPLSQDGKFRSRFVVAAQDAESFRDRYAEKKLAWMASVEGDVTATTTLGAGYQYQDNDPTAPMWGTLPRFASDGSELNLPVGTNFSTNWTQWDRTSETAFVTLDQKLGENWNLRAAYNRTEGYVFSLRVYATASGAGQFPNPTTGGGLRLLAGLGETEDVRDNLDVYATGKVELFGRQHDVVLGWNMNNLEAESPSFYSITGGTYLWQYVIPDYRTYDGNAPMPTVLKTGGKQVATTDQSGFYASLRYRVMDPLSVIVGARLSSWETRTDVYAPSGARSATGAYEVNDEVTPYLGVVYDINAVWSAYASYTDVFRPQSNKDRNGDLLKPVLGSNVEGGLKAEFFAKRFQVSFGVFETKQDNYAVRDGTLKIPDGTADAYIGVDGTKSSGVEFEMSGYILPEWTANLGYTNVNTRRHPLDLTYANVPEHLIQFSTNYRLPGAWKKLSVGAGANWQGKATGYGINHPLLGTTTAEQASFALINVFANYRFTDHLTATLSVRNATDYQYWATLDYPNYGEPRNVTATLRWSY from the coding sequence ATGAAGACATCGTTTGGAAAGTTCTCCCGGCCTGCGCGTGTTGTCGCGGGCTCTGTGCTGGTTGCGCTCAGCGCCGTTTCGGCGCTCACGCAAGAAACTCCGAAGGGGCCGAACGCTCCGGCGGCCAGCTCTGAGGGAGAGGTGATCGCGCTCGAAAAACTCGAGGTGAGCGATTCGCAGGTCGGGAGCGCGCCGATGGTCGCTTCGACGCGCCTCGCTCTCACGATCCGTGAGACGCCGCAGTCGATCAGCACGATCGGGCGGTTGCGGATGGACGAGGAGTCGCTCTTCAACGTGAACGACGTGCTCAAGAATGTGACGGGCGTGCATGTGTCGTTCTACGACACGCAGCGGCCGCTCTACTTCGCGCGCGGATTCCAGATCACGGATTTTCAGGTGGACGGGATTCCGACGTATAGCGGCTCGACGAATCAGGAGTACGACACGGCGTTGTACGAGCGCATCGATGTGATTCGCGGCGCGAACGGGCTGACGAGCGGCGCGGGCATCCCGTCGGCGACGATCAATCTCGTGCGCAAGCGGGCGGGGAAAGCGTTTGCGGCGTCGGCGCGCGCGACGGTGGGCTCGTGGGATTTTTATCGGGCGGAGACGGACGTGAATGTGCCGCTGTCGCAGGACGGTAAGTTTCGCAGCCGTTTCGTCGTGGCGGCGCAGGATGCGGAGAGTTTTCGCGACCGTTATGCGGAGAAGAAGCTCGCGTGGATGGCGTCGGTCGAGGGCGACGTGACGGCGACGACGACGCTGGGTGCGGGTTATCAGTATCAGGACAACGATCCGACGGCGCCGATGTGGGGAACGCTGCCGCGGTTCGCGTCGGACGGCTCGGAGCTGAATCTGCCGGTGGGGACGAATTTCTCCACGAACTGGACGCAGTGGGACCGGACGTCGGAGACGGCGTTCGTGACGCTCGATCAGAAGCTGGGTGAGAACTGGAATCTCCGCGCGGCGTACAACCGGACGGAAGGTTATGTGTTCAGTCTGCGCGTTTACGCGACGGCTTCGGGGGCGGGGCAGTTTCCCAATCCGACGACGGGCGGCGGGCTGCGGCTGCTGGCGGGGCTCGGCGAGACCGAGGATGTACGCGACAATCTCGACGTGTACGCGACGGGCAAGGTGGAGCTGTTTGGCCGGCAGCACGACGTGGTGCTCGGCTGGAACATGAACAATCTGGAGGCGGAGTCGCCGAGTTTTTATTCGATCACGGGCGGCACTTATCTCTGGCAGTACGTGATTCCCGACTACCGCACGTACGACGGCAACGCGCCGATGCCGACGGTGCTTAAGACTGGCGGCAAGCAGGTGGCGACGACCGATCAGAGCGGGTTTTATGCGTCGCTGCGTTATCGAGTGATGGATCCGTTATCGGTGATCGTGGGCGCGCGGCTCAGTTCGTGGGAAACACGGACGGATGTCTATGCGCCGAGCGGAGCGCGGAGCGCGACTGGGGCGTATGAGGTGAACGATGAAGTCACGCCGTACCTCGGCGTGGTGTACGACATCAACGCGGTGTGGTCGGCCTATGCGAGCTACACGGATGTGTTTCGGCCGCAGAGTAACAAGGACCGCAACGGAGATTTGTTGAAGCCGGTGCTGGGATCGAACGTGGAAGGCGGACTCAAGGCGGAGTTTTTCGCGAAGCGGTTCCAGGTGTCGTTCGGCGTGTTCGAGACGAAGCAGGACAACTATGCGGTGCGCGACGGGACGTTGAAAATTCCGGATGGCACGGCGGACGCGTACATCGGCGTGGATGGGACGAAGAGCAGCGGCGTGGAGTTCGAGATGTCGGGCTACATCCTGCCGGAGTGGACGGCGAATCTGGGCTACACGAACGTGAACACGCGCCGTCATCCGCTCGATCTCACGTATGCGAACGTGCCCGAGCATCTGATACAGTTTTCCACGAACTACCGACTGCCGGGCGCGTGGAAAAAGCTGTCGGTCGGCGCGGGTGCGAACTGGCAGGGCAAGGCGACGGGGTACGGGATCAATCATCCGCTGCTGGGAACGACGACGGCGGAGCAGGCGTCGTTTGCTTTGATCAATGTCTTCGCGAACTACCGGTTCACCGATCATCTCACGGCGACGCTGAGCGTGCGCAACGCGACGGATTATCAGTACTGGGCGACGCTGGATTATCCGAACTACGGCGAGCCGCGGAATGTGACGGCGACACTGCGGTGGAGTTATTGA
- a CDS encoding helix-turn-helix transcriptional regulator has protein sequence MTLLSFADERASRTQAVALPVCAVDRGAGMQVLRPGMTVRWSEDGLCGEDVEGGGPGEDETVCFFFALKEARASGAAACAGNPAGAMGWMVALRREELGRVRDAARAVAFHLIVELSGDVRREIFREVVLEMGRERALTAAARMAMESVRRCPLAGACRMLVLAARCHDLLVEFITAGEARPTALMSETETRVRAAAAALERRIEETPLLEALACEAGLSETTLKRGFRQVFGTTVFEHLRRLRMESARELLQSGEATVIEAATMVGYSNPSNFASAFRRQFGMNPKEFQLAARR, from the coding sequence ATGACACTGCTTTCATTCGCCGATGAGCGCGCCTCGCGGACACAGGCGGTTGCACTGCCGGTGTGCGCGGTGGATCGCGGGGCGGGGATGCAGGTTTTGCGGCCGGGGATGACGGTGCGCTGGAGTGAAGACGGGTTGTGTGGGGAAGACGTGGAGGGCGGTGGGCCGGGTGAGGACGAGACGGTGTGTTTTTTTTTCGCGTTGAAGGAGGCGCGTGCGAGCGGGGCGGCGGCGTGCGCGGGAAATCCGGCGGGCGCGATGGGGTGGATGGTGGCGTTGCGGCGTGAAGAGCTGGGGCGGGTGCGCGACGCGGCGAGGGCGGTGGCGTTTCATCTGATCGTGGAACTGAGCGGCGACGTGCGGCGGGAGATTTTTCGCGAGGTCGTTTTGGAGATGGGGCGGGAGAGGGCGCTGACGGCGGCGGCGCGGATGGCGATGGAGTCGGTGCGGCGGTGTCCGCTGGCGGGGGCGTGCCGGATGCTGGTGTTGGCGGCGCGCTGTCACGATCTGCTGGTGGAGTTCATCACGGCGGGAGAGGCGAGGCCGACGGCGTTGATGTCTGAGACGGAGACGCGGGTGCGGGCGGCGGCGGCGGCGTTGGAGCGGAGGATCGAGGAGACGCCGTTGCTGGAGGCGCTGGCGTGCGAGGCGGGGCTGAGCGAGACGACGCTGAAGCGGGGATTCCGGCAGGTTTTCGGGACGACGGTTTTCGAGCATCTGCGCAGGTTGCGCATGGAGAGCGCGCGGGAGTTGTTGCAGTCGGGCGAGGCGACGGTGATCGAGGCGGCGACGATGGTCGGGTACAGCAACCCGAGTAATTTTGCCTCCGCGTTCCGGCGTCAGTTCGGGATGAATCCGAAGGAATTTCAGCTGGCCGCGCGCAGGTGA
- a CDS encoding flavodoxin domain-containing protein, giving the protein MQNSLAIYYATMTGNAETLARRAHERALNEGWSARLINLSEVKPADLGAETLALFIVSTWGDGEPPADACDFHYDLEKDSAPALPALRFAILGLGDKDYSDFNAFARKLDERLVSLGAQRLHERIEADLDFDDTYAEWENRVFPLVGDVLKEAASLTR; this is encoded by the coding sequence ATGCAAAACTCACTCGCCATCTACTACGCCACCATGACCGGCAACGCCGAGACGCTTGCGCGTCGCGCGCATGAACGCGCCCTCAACGAAGGGTGGAGCGCGCGGCTCATCAATCTGTCGGAGGTGAAGCCGGCGGATCTCGGTGCGGAGACGCTCGCGCTCTTCATCGTTTCGACGTGGGGCGACGGCGAGCCGCCGGCGGATGCGTGCGATTTCCACTATGATCTGGAGAAAGATTCCGCGCCCGCGCTGCCTGCGTTGCGCTTTGCGATCCTTGGGCTCGGCGACAAAGACTATTCCGATTTCAACGCGTTTGCGCGGAAGCTGGACGAGCGGCTGGTGTCGCTCGGGGCGCAGCGGTTGCACGAGCGGATCGAGGCGGATCTGGATTTCGACGACACGTACGCGGAGTGGGAGAACCGGGTGTTTCCGCTGGTGGGCGATGTGTTAAAGGAAGCGGCGAGCCTGACGCGCTGA
- a CDS encoding GTP-binding protein, with the protein MTVFCGFLGAGKTTLLTHLLTQAAGRKWAVVVNDVASLNIDVSLVRGSEGGDGAGSEGRKIIDLGNGCVCCSSRDELGEALAELAATGDYEHILVETTGVAEPRGVAALFTQKNPFGRSLSDFARLSALVSVIDAAHFLREWRAYQERGHREFPAPGGTRPVFELMLEQAECADVLVLNKCDLAPETELAELEGVLRGLNERAEIVRAEQGRVDEGFLLGRRRFDAQETLKAATWLRTLNRLAPAGGAAGVAGVVINARKAATTNAVPEHERKFGIRTVIYQARRPFVEEKLRAFLVNEAEGLLRAKGFFWTRERPDEMGFLSVAGGVARMDYLNYWWAALVGSGKVRMDERPEAIQAVWAEPQGDRRQELVFIGTGLEEGKITAALEACLA; encoded by the coding sequence GTGACGGTTTTTTGCGGCTTCCTCGGGGCGGGGAAGACGACGTTGCTCACGCATCTGCTGACGCAGGCGGCGGGGCGAAAGTGGGCGGTGGTGGTGAATGATGTGGCGTCGCTGAACATCGACGTGTCGCTGGTGCGGGGGAGCGAAGGCGGCGACGGAGCGGGAAGTGAGGGGCGGAAGATCATCGATCTGGGTAATGGGTGCGTGTGCTGTTCGAGTCGCGATGAACTCGGCGAGGCGCTGGCGGAGCTGGCGGCGACGGGGGACTACGAGCATATCCTGGTGGAGACGACGGGCGTGGCGGAGCCGAGGGGCGTGGCGGCGTTGTTCACGCAGAAGAATCCGTTTGGGCGGAGTCTGTCGGATTTCGCGCGGCTGTCGGCGCTGGTGAGCGTGATCGACGCGGCGCATTTTTTGCGGGAGTGGCGTGCGTATCAGGAACGTGGGCACCGGGAGTTTCCCGCGCCCGGCGGGACGCGGCCGGTGTTTGAGTTGATGCTGGAGCAGGCGGAGTGCGCGGACGTGCTGGTGCTCAATAAATGCGATCTGGCCCCGGAGACGGAACTGGCGGAGCTGGAGGGGGTTTTGCGGGGATTGAATGAGCGCGCGGAGATCGTGCGGGCGGAGCAGGGGCGGGTGGATGAGGGGTTTTTGCTGGGGCGGCGGCGTTTCGATGCGCAGGAAACGCTGAAGGCCGCGACGTGGCTAAGGACGCTCAACCGGCTTGCTCCGGCGGGCGGCGCGGCAGGAGTGGCGGGCGTGGTGATCAATGCGCGCAAGGCGGCCACGACGAATGCGGTGCCGGAGCATGAGCGGAAGTTTGGGATTCGGACGGTGATCTATCAGGCGCGGCGGCCTTTCGTGGAGGAGAAGTTGCGGGCGTTTTTGGTAAATGAGGCGGAGGGGTTGTTGCGTGCGAAGGGCTTTTTTTGGACGCGAGAGCGGCCGGATGAGATGGGGTTTTTGTCGGTCGCGGGGGGCGTGGCGCGGATGGATTATCTGAATTATTGGTGGGCGGCGCTGGTCGGGAGCGGGAAGGTGCGGATGGACGAGCGGCCGGAGGCGATTCAGGCGGTCTGGGCGGAGCCGCAGGGGGACCGGCGGCAGGAGTTGGTGTTTATTGGGACAGGGTTGGAGGAAGGTAAAATCACGGCGGCGCTGGAGGCGTGTCTGGCCTAG
- a CDS encoding YceI family protein has translation MKKILSTGLMALGLSSALLAAPISFDFKDPKGVNAASFHLDALLEPISGSANGVTGTVSFDPSAPGSTTGKIVVAANTLTVTNSTMTEHLRGGQWLDVAANPEISFELASLANVKTSGNTTTADATGKFTLHGVTKDITVPVTLTFLPDALEKRTKPGNKGDILVVRTKFTIKRADYGIKPGQMEDKVSPEIEISLAIAGSAPKA, from the coding sequence ATGAAAAAAATCCTGTCCACCGGCCTCATGGCCCTCGGTCTCTCCAGCGCGCTTCTCGCCGCTCCCATCTCCTTCGATTTCAAAGATCCCAAGGGCGTCAACGCCGCCTCCTTCCACCTCGACGCCCTCCTCGAGCCCATCTCCGGCTCCGCCAACGGCGTTACCGGCACCGTCTCCTTCGATCCCTCCGCCCCCGGCTCCACGACCGGCAAGATAGTCGTCGCCGCCAATACGCTCACCGTCACCAACTCCACGATGACCGAGCATCTCCGTGGCGGTCAGTGGCTCGATGTCGCCGCCAACCCCGAGATCAGCTTCGAACTCGCCTCGCTCGCCAATGTGAAGACCAGCGGCAACACCACCACCGCCGACGCCACCGGTAAGTTCACCCTCCACGGCGTCACCAAAGACATCACCGTCCCCGTGACCCTCACCTTCCTCCCCGACGCCCTCGAAAAGCGCACCAAGCCCGGCAACAAAGGCGACATCCTCGTCGTCCGCACCAAGTTCACCATCAAACGCGCCGACTACGGCATCAAGCCCGGCCAGATGGAAGACAAAGTCTCGCCCGAGATCGAAATCTCCCTCGCCATCGCCGGCAGCGCCCCGAAAGCCTGA
- a CDS encoding tetratricopeptide repeat protein has protein sequence MPDADDIQSLIEDATFDYTMGDHDTALAKLARATEQSPASFEAWHALAEINFSLRRFDNALHAAEQGLALRPDDLFINTTLSRIWMEKGDKTTAEKYGAQAKMLSWKDQLKNPANYTGGL, from the coding sequence ATGCCCGACGCCGACGACATCCAATCCCTCATCGAAGACGCCACCTTCGACTACACCATGGGCGACCACGACACCGCCCTCGCCAAACTCGCCCGCGCCACCGAGCAATCCCCCGCCTCCTTCGAAGCCTGGCACGCCCTCGCCGAAATCAATTTCAGCCTCCGCCGCTTCGACAACGCCCTCCACGCCGCCGAACAAGGCCTGGCCCTCCGCCCCGACGACCTCTTCATCAACACCACCCTCTCCCGCATCTGGATGGAAAAAGGCGACAAAACCACCGCCGAAAAATACGGCGCCCAGGCCAAAATGCTCAGCTGGAAAGACCAGCTGAAAAACCCCGCCAATTACACCGGCGGCCTGTAA